From a region of the Pseudomonas fulva 12-X genome:
- a CDS encoding SufE family protein translates to MTLPSAAQEALDAFTACPGWEQRARLLMQWGERLEPLAERREADRVHGCESQVWLSGERQDGRWHFRASSDARLIRGLLAVLLARVNDLNAGELAALDIADWFAQLGLSRQLSPSRASGMNAVVQQMRRLIDAA, encoded by the coding sequence ATGACCCTGCCAAGCGCCGCCCAGGAAGCCCTCGATGCCTTTACCGCCTGCCCCGGCTGGGAACAGCGCGCGCGCCTGCTGATGCAATGGGGCGAGCGCCTGGAGCCGCTGGCAGAGCGCCGCGAAGCGGATCGCGTGCATGGCTGCGAAAGTCAGGTGTGGCTCAGTGGTGAACGACAGGATGGCCGCTGGCACTTTCGCGCCAGCAGCGATGCCCGACTGATACGTGGCCTGCTGGCCGTGCTGCTGGCCAGAGTCAATGACTTGAACGCAGGCGAGCTGGCCGCACTGGATATCGCCGACTGGTTCGCGCAACTCGGTTTATCCCGTCAGCTTTCACCTTCACGGGCCAGCGGCATGAACGCCGTGGTGCAGCAGATGCGCCGGCTGATCGACGCGGCTTAA
- the tcdA gene encoding tRNA cyclic N6-threonylcarbamoyladenosine(37) synthase TcdA: MSFDEQRFAGIARLYGREGAERLAAAHVAVVGIGGVGSWAAEALVRSGVGEISLFDLDDVCVSNTNRQAHALQGQVGRAKVEVMGERLRAINPACVVHEVADFVTRETMAEYITVELDGVVDCIDSVAAKAALIAWCKRRKIALVTTGGAGGQIDPAQVQVADLNKTFNDPLAAKVRSTLRRDYGFSRTPGRTYSVPCVFSTEQLRYPAADGGVCQSKAFVGEGVKLDCAGGFGAVMMVTATFGMVAAARIVDKIVAGARRPSERLAPKA, from the coding sequence ATGTCGTTCGATGAACAGCGTTTCGCCGGTATTGCCCGGTTGTATGGCCGCGAAGGCGCCGAGCGACTGGCCGCCGCCCATGTGGCCGTGGTCGGCATTGGCGGCGTCGGCTCCTGGGCGGCCGAGGCCCTTGTGCGCTCCGGGGTGGGCGAGATTTCCCTGTTCGATCTGGACGACGTCTGCGTCAGCAATACCAATCGCCAGGCCCACGCCCTGCAGGGCCAGGTCGGGCGCGCCAAGGTCGAGGTGATGGGCGAGCGCCTGCGAGCCATCAACCCCGCGTGCGTGGTGCACGAGGTGGCCGATTTCGTGACCCGCGAGACCATGGCCGAGTACATCACGGTCGAACTCGATGGCGTGGTCGACTGCATCGACAGCGTGGCGGCCAAGGCGGCGCTGATCGCTTGGTGCAAGCGCCGCAAGATCGCCCTGGTGACCACCGGCGGTGCCGGCGGGCAGATCGACCCGGCCCAGGTGCAGGTCGCCGACCTCAACAAGACCTTCAACGATCCCCTGGCCGCCAAGGTGCGCTCGACCCTGCGCCGCGACTACGGCTTTTCCCGTACGCCGGGGCGCACCTACAGCGTGCCTTGCGTGTTCTCCACCGAGCAGCTGCGCTATCCGGCGGCGGACGGCGGCGTTTGCCAGAGCAAGGCATTCGTCGGTGAGGGCGTGAAGCTCGACTGCGCCGGCGGCTTCGGCGCGGTGATGATGGTGACGGCGACCTTCGGCATGGTCGCCGCGGCGCGTATCGTCGACAAAATCGTGGCCGGGGCGCGTCGGCCGAGCGAACGCCTGGCGCCGAAGGCTTAA